From the genome of Halomonas sp. 1513, one region includes:
- a CDS encoding 6-phosphogluconolactonase — MSQARQQLAEQLAEAVAEALRVDLDRQERALLVVSGGSTPVPFFAALAAYDLPWSRVEVTLADERWVDAESADSNARLVREHLLQGPAAAARFVPLTSAAETPEQGVAEVARRIEPLAWPASVVILGMGGDGHTASLFPDSRELDLALSSDEPLVAVRTPSQPQPRITMSAGRLHQARRHMLHINGDDKRSVLAAALGGDDVRALPIRAFLACPLAIYWAP; from the coding sequence ATGAGTCAGGCTCGCCAACAACTCGCCGAACAGCTCGCCGAGGCCGTCGCCGAAGCGCTGCGTGTGGATCTTGACCGTCAGGAGCGCGCTCTGCTGGTGGTGTCCGGCGGCTCGACGCCGGTACCCTTCTTCGCTGCGCTGGCTGCCTATGACCTGCCGTGGTCGCGGGTCGAGGTGACCCTCGCCGACGAGCGCTGGGTCGATGCCGAGAGTGCCGACAGCAACGCCCGCCTGGTGCGCGAGCATCTGCTTCAGGGGCCGGCAGCGGCGGCCCGCTTCGTGCCCTTGACCAGTGCCGCCGAGACCCCCGAGCAGGGCGTGGCCGAGGTGGCCCGGCGGATCGAGCCGCTGGCCTGGCCGGCCAGCGTGGTGATCCTCGGCATGGGCGGCGACGGCCATACCGCCTCGCTGTTTCCCGATAGCCGTGAGCTCGACCTGGCGCTGTCCAGCGATGAGCCGCTGGTCGCGGTACGCACTCCGAGCCAGCCGCAGCCGCGCATCACTATGAGTGCCGGTCGCCTGCACCAGGCGCGCCGCCACATGTTGCACATCAACGGCGACGACAAGCGCAGCGTGCTGGCCGCGGCGCTGGGCGGCGACGACGTTCGCGCACTGCCGATCCGCGCCTTCCTGGCCTGCCCGCTGGCCATCTACTGGGCGCCCTGA
- a CDS encoding keto-deoxy-phosphogluconate aldolase (catalyzes the formation of pyruvate and glyoxylate from 4-hydroxy-2-oxoglutarate; or pyruvate and D-glyceraldehyde 3-phosphate from 2-dehydro-3-deoxy-D-glyconate 6-phosphate), translated as MTIDKQLPSTRTTELDSICLKAEVIPVITIERLEDAVPMGRALVEGGLTVLEVTLRTDCALEAIKRMREALPGASIGVGTVLTPAQYRLAEEVGADFVVTPGATEALYRYGVESPVPMLPGVSTISELMTGWQYGYRRFKFFPAESSGGAKAIKAFGAPIPEARFCPTGGISVDNADEYLALPNVMCVGGSWLTPKALVEAEDWSAIRELARQAAERFHH; from the coding sequence ATGACCATCGACAAGCAGCTGCCATCCACGCGCACCACCGAACTCGACAGCATCTGCCTCAAGGCCGAGGTGATCCCGGTGATCACCATCGAGCGCCTCGAGGACGCGGTGCCGATGGGCCGCGCCCTGGTCGAGGGCGGCTTGACCGTCCTCGAAGTGACGCTGCGCACCGACTGTGCCCTGGAAGCGATCAAGCGCATGCGCGAGGCCTTGCCGGGGGCCAGCATTGGCGTCGGTACGGTGCTCACCCCGGCCCAGTATCGCCTGGCCGAGGAGGTCGGCGCCGACTTCGTGGTTACCCCAGGGGCCACCGAGGCGCTCTACCGCTACGGCGTCGAGAGCCCGGTGCCGATGCTGCCCGGCGTGTCGACCATCTCCGAACTGATGACCGGCTGGCAGTACGGCTACCGGCGCTTCAAGTTCTTCCCCGCCGAGTCCAGCGGCGGGGCCAAGGCGATCAAGGCCTTCGGTGCGCCGATTCCCGAGGCGCGCTTCTGCCCCACCGGCGGCATCAGCGTCGACAACGCCGACGAGTACCTGGCGCTGCCCAATGTGATGTGTGTGGGCGGCTCCTGGCTGACCCCCAAGGCGCTGGTGGAGGCCGAGGACTGGAGTGCCATCCGCGAGCTGGCGCGCCAGGCCGCGGAGCGCTTCCACCACTGA
- a CDS encoding group II intron reverse transcriptase/maturase, translated as MGVETVPASSSWTKAEPAPLMEAVVAKANMARAYRKVVANQGAPGADGMTVDQLADHLKQYWPTLRERLLAGEYHPSPVRAVKIPKPKGGTRQLGIPTVTDRLIQQALLQVLTPIFDPTFSASSYGYRPGRSAQQAVSAMKAHVTAGHRWVVDLDLKAFFDRVNHDLLMARVARRIRDKRVRRLIRRYLEAGMFQDGLPAPRQQGTPQGGPLSPLLANILLDDVDKELERRGHRFCRYADDLQVYVRSRRAGERVMASLSDFLESSLRLTVNHAKSAVDRPWHRGYLGYTLTRHKLPKLTLAKASLQRLMQRVREVLKRGKGRNIRRVVEELVPVLRGWASYFSLVDVKRPLEALDGWIRRRLRCVIWRQWKRPQTRRRKLLALGLDDQRAWKSAGNGRGPWWNAGASHMNQALPRKWFNQLGLISVLDTVRGLSRSS; from the coding sequence GTGGGCGTCGAGACGGTCCCGGCGTCGTCATCGTGGACGAAAGCGGAGCCCGCCCCGCTCATGGAGGCCGTGGTAGCGAAGGCCAACATGGCGCGGGCTTACCGGAAGGTGGTCGCCAACCAAGGCGCACCGGGTGCCGACGGCATGACGGTGGATCAGCTGGCCGATCACCTGAAACAGTACTGGCCGACGCTGCGCGAGCGGCTGCTGGCCGGTGAGTATCATCCCAGCCCGGTCCGGGCCGTCAAGATTCCCAAGCCCAAGGGCGGGACACGGCAGCTCGGCATCCCCACGGTGACCGACCGGCTGATCCAGCAGGCGCTGCTTCAGGTACTGACGCCGATCTTCGATCCGACATTCTCGGCATCGAGCTACGGCTACAGGCCAGGGCGCAGTGCCCAGCAGGCCGTCTCGGCGATGAAGGCCCATGTCACTGCCGGCCACCGCTGGGTGGTCGATCTTGACCTGAAAGCCTTCTTTGACCGGGTGAACCACGACCTGCTGATGGCCCGGGTCGCGCGCCGCATCCGCGACAAGCGGGTACGGCGCCTGATTCGTCGCTATCTGGAAGCCGGGATGTTTCAGGACGGCCTGCCCGCGCCACGCCAACAGGGAACGCCGCAGGGCGGACCGCTGAGTCCGCTGCTGGCCAATATCCTGCTGGATGACGTGGACAAGGAGCTGGAACGCCGCGGTCACCGCTTCTGCCGCTACGCCGACGACCTGCAGGTATACGTCAGGAGTCGTCGAGCGGGTGAGCGCGTTATGGCTAGCCTGAGTGATTTTCTCGAGAGCTCACTCAGGCTCACGGTCAATCACGCCAAGAGTGCGGTGGACCGCCCGTGGCACCGCGGGTACCTGGGCTACACGCTGACCCGACACAAACTGCCGAAGCTGACGCTGGCCAAGGCCAGCCTGCAGCGCCTGATGCAGCGTGTCCGTGAGGTACTCAAGCGTGGCAAGGGGCGCAATATCCGACGCGTCGTCGAAGAGCTGGTGCCAGTCCTGCGAGGCTGGGCCAGCTACTTCAGTCTCGTCGATGTTAAACGCCCGTTGGAAGCGCTGGATGGTTGGATACGCCGCCGACTGCGCTGCGTGATCTGGCGGCAGTGGAAGCGGCCGCAGACTCGACGCCGGAAGCTCCTGGCGCTGGGGCTGGACGACCAGCGCGCCTGGAAATCGGCGGGGAACGGTCGAGGCCCGTGGTGGAACGCCGGGGCCTCGCACATGAATCAGGCCCTGCCACGGAAGTGGTTCAACCAACTGGGCCTGATCTCGGTACTTGATACGGTAAGAGGGCTTAGCCGTTCTTCGTGA
- a CDS encoding glucose-6-phosphate dehydrogenase, with protein sequence MSQHSAMPNVADTEIDLALFGALGDLALRKLFPALYHLDREGLLPEGTRLLGLARQDIDGEAFRQQVADALQRRVKSSEQDKASLKRFMARLDYLKLDFASVEGYEAIRAWREGSPRPMVVYLSVPASIYGDICRNLQASGSLDDSVRVVVEKPIGYDLASSQQINDVIGEVFPESRIYRIDHYLGKETVQNLIALRFANPLFGTQWNQNHISHVEITVAEQVGIEGRWGYFDQAGQLRDMVQNHLLQLLCLIAMDPPSNLDADAIRDEKVKVLKALKPFVGEALGRDVVRGQYTAGTSEGAAVPGYLEEEGANTDSHTETFVAMKTEVANWRWAGVPFYLRTGKRMPEKLSQIVIHFRQQPHYIFDPDQRSLAANKLIIRLQPEEGIALQVLTKDSGLDKGMRLRPGPLHLDFNNAFPKSRIPDAYERLLLEVMKGQQYLFVRRDEVEHAWRWCDQLIAGWEARDMPPRRYPAGSWGPVASIAMITQDGRSWYEDY encoded by the coding sequence ATGAGTCAGCACAGCGCGATGCCGAACGTGGCCGACACCGAGATCGATCTGGCGCTGTTCGGCGCGTTGGGCGACCTGGCGCTGCGCAAGCTGTTTCCGGCGCTCTATCACCTCGACCGCGAGGGGCTGCTGCCCGAGGGTACCCGTCTGCTCGGTCTGGCACGTCAGGATATCGACGGCGAGGCGTTTCGCCAGCAGGTCGCCGATGCCCTGCAGCGGCGGGTAAAGAGCAGCGAGCAGGACAAGGCCAGCCTCAAGCGTTTCATGGCGCGTCTCGACTACCTCAAGCTGGATTTCGCCAGCGTCGAGGGATACGAGGCGATCCGCGCCTGGCGCGAAGGGTCGCCGCGGCCGATGGTGGTCTATCTCTCGGTGCCGGCCAGCATCTACGGTGATATCTGCCGTAACCTGCAGGCCAGCGGCAGCCTCGACGACAGCGTCCGGGTAGTGGTGGAGAAGCCGATCGGCTACGACCTTGCCTCATCGCAGCAGATCAACGACGTCATCGGCGAGGTGTTCCCCGAGTCGCGGATCTACCGCATCGACCACTATCTGGGCAAGGAGACGGTGCAGAATCTGATCGCGCTGCGCTTCGCCAATCCGCTGTTCGGTACCCAGTGGAACCAGAACCACATCTCCCACGTCGAGATCACCGTCGCCGAGCAGGTCGGCATCGAGGGCCGCTGGGGCTATTTCGACCAGGCCGGCCAGCTGCGCGACATGGTGCAGAATCATTTGCTGCAGCTGCTGTGCCTGATCGCCATGGACCCGCCCTCGAACCTCGACGCCGATGCCATCCGCGACGAGAAGGTCAAGGTGCTCAAGGCGCTCAAGCCGTTCGTCGGCGAGGCGCTGGGTCGCGACGTGGTGCGCGGCCAGTATACCGCCGGCACCAGCGAGGGCGCCGCGGTGCCCGGCTACCTCGAGGAGGAGGGTGCCAATACCGACAGCCACACCGAAACCTTCGTCGCCATGAAGACCGAGGTCGCCAACTGGCGCTGGGCGGGGGTGCCGTTCTACCTGCGCACCGGCAAGCGCATGCCCGAGAAGCTGTCGCAGATCGTCATTCACTTTCGCCAGCAGCCGCACTATATCTTCGACCCGGACCAGCGCAGCCTGGCGGCTAACAAGCTGATCATCCGCCTGCAGCCGGAGGAGGGCATTGCGCTGCAGGTGCTGACCAAGGACAGCGGCTTGGACAAGGGCATGCGCCTGCGCCCCGGGCCGCTGCACCTGGATTTCAACAACGCCTTCCCCAAGTCGCGGATTCCCGATGCCTATGAGCGCCTGCTGCTCGAGGTCATGAAGGGCCAGCAGTACCTGTTCGTGCGTCGCGACGAGGTCGAACACGCCTGGCGCTGGTGCGATCAGCTGATCGCGGGCTGGGAGGCGCGCGATATGCCGCCGCGGCGCTATCCTGCCGGCTCCTGGGGGCCGGTCGCGTCGATCGCCATGATCACCCAGGACGGCCGCAGCTGGTATGAGGACTATTGA